From the Leishmania mexicana MHOM/GT/2001/U1103 complete genome, chromosome 14 genome, the window TTTGTTTCGACCTCGGAAGCCTCCGTGCCACATTCACCGTTGAACACTCCATCAACATCTCGGACAAAGACATCGAGAACCGGTTGCAGCACTATACCTTCCGTGCAATGCAGGACCTCTACGACCACCGCTACAGTCCCCCCGACGGACTCGATGCCCTCGCATTCGAGAACGCCAGGCTGCGACAAGACCGTGACAATGACCAGTGCGACATCCTCgcggcgaacgcggagagggagcgtctccagagcgagctcgaggagaagggctcggaggcggatgctgcgaaggaggacatcgatgccctgcgcggccagctggaggaggcgaacgcggagagggagcgtctccagagcgagctcgaggagaagggctcggaggcggatgccgcgaaggaggacaatgatgccctgcgcggccagctggaggaggcgaacgcggagagggagcgtctccagagcgagctcgaggagaagggctcggaggcggatgccgcgaaggaggacaatgatgccctgcgcggccagctggaggaggcgaacgcggagagggagcgtctccagagcgagctcgaggagaagggctcggaggcggatgccgcgaaggaggacaatgatgccctgcgcggccagctggaggaggcgaacgcggagagggagcgtctccagagcgagctcgaggagaagggctcggaggcggatgctgcgaaggaggacaatgatgccctgcgcggccagctggaggaggcgaacgcggagagggagcgtctccagagcgagctcgaggagaagggctcggaggcggatgccgcgaaggaggacaatgatgccctgcgcggccagctggaggaggcgaacgcggagagggagcgtctccagagcgagctcgaggagaagggctcggaggcggatgctgcgaaggaggacaatgatgccctgcgcggccagctggaggaggcgaacgcggagagggagcgtctccagagcgagctcgaggagaagggctcggaggcggatgccgcgaaggaggacaatgatgccctgcgcggccagctggaggaggcgaacgcggagagggagcgtctccagagcgagctcgaggagaagggctcggaggcggatgctgcgaaggaggacaatgatgccctgcgcggccagctggaggaggcgaacgcggagagggagcgtctccagagcgagctcgaggagaagggctcggaggcggatgctgcgaaggaggacaatgatgccctgcgcggccagctggaggaggcgaacgcggagagggagcgtctccagagcgagctcgaggagaagggctcggaggcggatgctgcgaaggaggacaatgatgccctgcgcggccagctggaggaggcgaacgcggagagggagcgtctccagagcgagctcgaggagaagggctcggaggcggatgccgcgaaggaggacaatgatgccctgcgcggccagctggaggaggcgaacgcggagagggagcgtctccagagcgagctcgaggagaagggctcggaggcggatgccgcggATGNNNNNNNNNNNNNNNNNNNNNNNNNNNNNNNNNNNNNNNNNNNNNNNNNNNNNNNNNNNNNNNNNNNNNNNNNNNNNNNNNNNNNNNNNNNNNNNNNNNNCctcaacacacacaaaggtgTTCCCCCATGCGGAGTGGAACATCGTACTGCAGAACAAACCTCGAGAGCTCGACCGAATCTTTCGCGACGAGGCCGCCCTCGCCTGCCGTGTTCGCCCGCGTCACATTACCCACCTTTGTTTCGACCTCGGAAGCCTCCGTGCCACATTCACCGTTGAACACTCCATCAACATCTCGGACAAAGACATCGAGAACCGGTTGCAGCACTATACCTTCCGTGCAATGCAGGACCTCTACGACCACCGCTACAGTCCCCCCGACGGACTCGATGCCCTCGCATTCGAGAACGCCAGGCTGCGACAAGACCGTGACAATGACCAGTGCGACATACTCgcggcgaacgcggagagggagcgtctccagagcgagctcgaggagaagggctcggaggcggatgctgcgaaggaggacaatgatgccctgcgcggccagctggaggaggcgaacgcggagagggagcgtctccagagcgagctcgaggagaagggctcggaggcggatgctgcgaaggaggacatcgatgccctgcgcggccagctggaggaggcgaacgcggagagggagcgtctccagagcgagctcgaggagaagggctcggaggcggatgccgcgaaggaggacaatgatgccctgcgcggccagctggaggaggcgaacgcggagagggagcgtctccagagcgagctcgaggagaagggctcggaggcggatgctgcgaaggaggacaatgatgccctgcgcggccagctggaggaggcgaacgcggagagggagcgtctccagagcgagctcgaggagaagggctcggaggcggatgctgcgaaggaggacaatgatgccctgcgcggccagctggaggaggcgaacgcggagagggagcgtctccagagcgagctcgaggagaagggctcggaggcggatgccgcgaaggaggacaatgatgccctgcgcggccagctggaggaggcgaacgcggagagggagcgtctccagagcgagctcgaggagaagggctcggaggcggatgccgcgaaggaggacaatgatgccctgcgcggccagctggaggaggcgaacgcggagagggagcgtctccagagcgagctcgaggagaagggctcggaggcggatgctgcgaaggaggacatcgatgccctgcgcggccagctggaggaggcgaacgcggagagggagcgtctccagagcgagctcgaggagaagggctcggaggcggatgccgcgaaggaggacaatgatgccctgcgcggccagctggaggaggcgaacgcggagagggagcgtctccagagcgagctcgaggagaagggctcggaggcggatgctgcgaaggaggacaatgatgccctgcgcggccagctggaggaggcgaacgcggagagggagcgtctccagagcgagctcgaggagaagggctcggaggcggatgctgcgaaggaggacaatgatgccctgcgcggccagctggaggaggcgaacgcggagagggagcgtctccagagcgagctcgaggagaagggctcggaggcggatgctgcgaaggaggacaatgatgccctgcgcggccagctggaggaggcgaacgcggagagggagcgtctccagagcgagctcgaggagaagggctcggaggcggatgctgcgaaggaggacaatgatgccctgcgcggccagctggaggaggcgaacgcggagagggagcgtctccagagcgagctcgaggagaagggctcggaggcggatgccgcgaaggaggacaatgatgccctgcgcggccagctggaggaggcgaacgcggagagggagcgtctccagagcgagctcgaggagaagggctcggaggcggatgccgcgaaggaggacaatgatgccctgcgcggccagctggaggaggcgaacgcggagagggagcgtctccagagcgagctcgaggagaagggctcggaggcggatgccgcgaaggaggacaatgatgccctgcgcggccagctggaggaggcgaacgcggagagggagcgtctccagagcgagctcgaggagaagggctcggaggcggatgctgcgaaggaggacaatgatgNNNNNNNNNNNNNNNNNNNNNNNNNNNNNNNNNNNNNNNNNNNNNNNNNNNNNNNNNNNNNNNNNNNNNNNNNNNNNNNNNNNNNNNNNNNNNNNNNNNNaatgatgccctgcgcggccagctggaggaggcgaacgcggagagggagcgtctccagagcgagctcgaggagaagggctcggaggcggatgctgcgaaggaggacatcgatgccctgcgcggccagctggaggaggcgaacgcggagagggagcgtctccagagcgagctcgaggagaagggctcggaggcggatgctgcgaaggaggacatcgatgccctgcgcggccagctggaggaggcgaacgcggagagggagcgtctccagagcgagctcgaggagaagggctcggaggcggatgccgcgaaggaggacaatgatgccctgcgcggccagctggaggaggcgaacgcggagagggagcgtctccagagcgagctcgaggagaagggctcggaggcggatgctgcgaaggaggacaatgatgccctgcgcggccagctggaggaggcgaacgcggagagggagcgtctccagagcgagctcgaggagaagggctcggaggcggatgctgcgaaggaggacaatgatgccctgcgcggccagctggaggaggcgaacgcggagagggagcgtctccagagcgagctcgaggagaagggctcggaggcggatgccgcgaaggaggacaatgatgccctgcgcggccagctggaggaggcgaacgcggagagggagcgtctccagagcgagctcgaggagaagggctcggaggcggatgccgcgaaggaggacaatgatgccctgcgcggccagctggaggaggcgaacgcggagagggagcgtctccagagcgagctcgaggagaagggctcggaggcggatgctgcgaaggaggacaatgatgccctgcgcggccagctggaggaggcgaacgcggagagggagcgtctccagagcgagctcgaggagaagggctcggaggcggatgctgcgaaggaggacaatgatgccctgcgcggccagctggaggaggcgaacgcggagagggagcgtctccagagcgagctcgaggagaagggctcggaggcggatgctgcgaaggaggacaatgatgccctgcgcggccagctggaggaggcgaacgcggagagggagcgtctccagagcgagctcgaggagaagggctcggaggcggatgccgcgaaggaggacaatgatgccctgcgcggccagctggaggaggcgagagagggttTTGAGCAGACGAATGTAGAGATGGAACGGGTGCTGAGAGCGTTGTCGAGCGAGACGGCGAATCGAATggctgcggaggagggtAGCCGCGCGCTCGAAAAGAAGGTGAGTTTTGTCGTGGCCGACAGGGATTCGTTGTCTCTGATTGTGGCGGAGACGGTGAAGGAAAAGTCGTTGTTAGCGAAGCGTTGTGCGGGCGctgaggagaaggcggccgTGCTGTCGGAGGAGATGGTGGAGATGCGTGAAAATTTGCGGGCGTGCGAGAGTtcgctgcgcgcggcggagctcgagcggaggcggctgtCGGAAGAATTGGTGTCTGCGGTGCAGGTGAAGCGgaagctggagaaggacaAGGAGCGGCTGAAGGAGGGCTATGTGCAGTCGGAAAAGGAGCGGCGTAAATTGGATGCGCGGTTCGAGGCGAGGAGTAAGAATCATGGGAGCGAgctggcgacggtgccgtgtgctgcggcgaagcagccgGTGGAGGGTTGCTTTATGGCGACACGCACGGCTCTCAAGGTATTACAGAATAATGGTGCTGAAGTGGAGGACATGGGGAGATGAGTGGGCTGGAGACGTGATACATGTAAAGCACAATCTCGCGTTGTCCAGTCTTAACATGTGCGCATGTTTGAAAgacaggagaggaggcgaaggtgcCGAACTGGCCGCTTTTCCTTTTAAactctctctcgctcagGAGGCGGATTCGCATAGGACAGACCAGGTGAAGGGAGGCCAACGGCGGGGGTTGAATGTGCGGCTGAACGTGGGAGCGAAGATGCTGTGAatgttgttgtgtgtgctgtgccgAGGCACTATCTTAGCTCGGCTGAGCAGAGAAGCATAGAATATTGATTTATATATATGCTTGTTCTTCGGCTTCCGCACATCGACGGACTGCAAAGGAAAGCGCGGCAGACAGGTGGGGCTACGCCAACGTTgacacgcacccacgcccGTGCCTGTGCGGTTGTGTTTGGCGCACTGATAGCGTCCCGTTCCCCCTGTTGTGTGCTTTCTCGTGTGCTTTACTTTCCTTGCTTGGTCATCGCTCTCATGTtcatccccccctccccgctgaGACGGCGGACCGTCGCCTGGAGCGCCATGGCCAATGTTTCGTTTGGTGACGTGTGTCGGTGCACGCTGCCCTCCTACGCATTTTCGTGTGCTCCTCTGTCTGTGCTGCACTCCTGGGCCCGTTGATCGCTTCGACATTGTGGTGCGcttgccctccctccctccctcttctgaCGTCGGCACTGTAGACCGCACAAGAAGACCGCAACAAGGCTTCGTtctcagcagcagtgcgacgaagaacccccttcccccatcACCGACCTGACTTGTCTTTGGTGGGatgggtggtgggtggggttGGCTTTCATGATTACTTgtggcgtcgtcggcgagtGAGCGGGGGAGATCCCCTTTGCTGGTGGGCGTGCCACCCATCTTCTCCTCTGCGAGGCCGCAGTCttcgaggaggacgatgcTTCGAGAGTTGAGTGCGCCCTACATTCCTCGCTCGGG encodes:
- a CDS encoding putative kinesin K39, which gives rise to MGKKKADKGDGSLSPPPTPYMELSSANDAAPRTESDSVKVSVRVRPFNSREQGNVTPALVTDSRKATVKMASRNRKEISGDGTRIFQFDHVFWSLETLDACGATPATQADVFRTIGYPLVQHAFDGFNSCLFAYGQTGSGKTYTMMGADVSALGGEGSGVTPRICLEIFARKASVEAQGNSRWIVELGYAEVYNERVSDLLGKRKKGAKGGSEEVYVDVREHPSRGVFLEGQRLVEVGSLDDVVRLIEAGNSVRHTASTKMNDRSSRSHAIIMLLLREERTMTTKGGETIRTAGKSSRMNLVDLAGSERVAQSQVEGQQFKEATHINLSLTTLGRVIDVLADMAKKGAKAQYSVPPFRDSKLTFILKDSLGGNSKTFMVATVSPSALNYEETLSTLRYASRARDIVNVAQVNEDPRARRIRELEAQMEDMRQAMAGGDPAYVSELEEKLALLESEAQKRAADLQALEREREKNEIRDLMLKATEAERLELLERADALEQEVADSRAQAERMELENKRMLALQREKESLIRAREASLEKHCQEMRRRECSMAHHREEWQVIIEEERWQQKTVLLQLREADERNLRIRNFLDDYVSEVRRCWCATLNSALVQCRQGAEVSQARVDRLTAASCELQSQLTDLKNELREAHKALAEAQSKAEQLTTDATAAATQYTNQLSDANRQLDQLQRDLADAARENDTLRTQLDETTTDLDAKHAALEESRQSADELRRQLDSAAAAFAQLQAQKTASDAALRATTDENVKLSACLTHLQAEQQHLCESLQREQNAAADLARFDERWAFPDLKDATTTSTHTKVFPHAEWNIVLQNKPRELDRIFRDEAALACRVRPRHITHLCFDLGSLRATFTVEHSINISDKDIENRLQHYTFRAMQDLYDHRYSPPDGLDALAFENARLRQDRDNDQCDILAANAERERLQSELEEKGSEADAAKEDIDALRGQLEEANAERERLQSELEEKGSEADAAKEDNDALRGQLEEANAERERLQSELEEKGSEADAAKEDNDALRGQLEEANAERERLQSELEEKGSEADAAKEDNDALRGQLEEANAERERLQSELEEKGSEADAAKEDNDALRGQLEEANAERERLQSELEEKGSEADAAKEDNDALRGQLEEANAERERLQSELEEKGSEADAAKEDNDALRGQLEEANAERERLQSELEEKGSEADAAKEDNDALRGQLEEANAERERLQSELEEKGSEADAAKEDNDALRGQLEEANAERERLQSELEEKGSEADAAKEDNDALRGQLEEANAERERLQSELEEKGSEADAAKEDNDALRGQLEEANAERERLQSELEEKGSEADAAKEDNDALRGQLEEANAERERLQSELEEKGSEADAADATHTKVFPHAEWNIVLQNKPRELDRIFRDEAALACRVRPRHITHLCFDLGSLRATFTVEHSINISDKDIENRLQHYTFRAMQDLYDHRYSPPDGLDALAFENARLRQDRDNDQCDILAANAERERLQSELEEKGSEADAAKEDNDALRGQLEEANAERERLQSELEEKGSEADAAKEDIDALRGQLEEANAERERLQSELEEKGSEADAAKEDNDALRGQLEEANAERERLQSELEEKGSEADAAKEDNDALRGQLEEANAERERLQSELEEKGSEADAAKEDNDALRGQLEEANAERERLQSELEEKGSEADAAKEDNDALRGQLEEANAERERLQSELEEKGSEADAAKEDNDALRGQLEEANAERERLQSELEEKGSEADAAKEDIDALRGQLEEANAERERLQSELEEKGSEADAAKEDNDALRGQLEEANAERERLQSELEEKGSEADAAKEDNDALRGQLEEANAERERLQSELEEKGSEADAAKEDNDALRGQLEEANAERERLQSELEEKGSEADAAKEDNDALRGQLEEANAERERLQSELEEKGSEADAAKEDNDALRGQLEEANAERERLQSELEEKGSEADAAKEDNDALRGQLEEANAERERLQSELEEKGSEADAAKEDNDALRGQLEEANAERERLQSELEEKGSEADAAKEDNDALRGQLEEANAERERLQSELEEKGSEADAAKEDNDDDALRGQLEEANAERERLQSELEEKGSEADAAKEDIDALRGQLEEANAERERLQSELEEKGSEADAAKEDIDALRGQLEEANAERERLQSELEEKGSEADAAKEDNDALRGQLEEANAERERLQSELEEKGSEADAAKEDNDALRGQLEEANAERERLQSELEEKGSEADAAKEDNDALRGQLEEANAERERLQSELEEKGSEADAAKEDNDALRGQLEEANAERERLQSELEEKGSEADAAKEDNDALRGQLEEANAERERLQSELEEKGSEADAAKEDNDALRGQLEEANAERERLQSELEEKGSEADAAKEDNDALRGQLEEANAERERLQSELEEKGSEADAAKEDNDALRGQLEEANAERERLQSELEEKGSEADAAKEDNDALRGQLEEAREGFEQTNVEMERVLRALSSETANRMAAEEGSRALEKKVSFVVADRDSLSLIVAETVKEKSLLAKRCAGAEEKAAVLSEEMVEMRENLRACESSLRAAELERRRLSEELVSAVQVKRKLEKDKERLKEGYVQSEKERRKLDARFEARSKNHGSELATVPCAAAKQPVEGCFMATRTALKVLQNNGAEVEDMGR